A stretch of the Natribaculum luteum genome encodes the following:
- a CDS encoding coenzyme F420-0:L-glutamate ligase, with amino-acid sequence MPELTFHGLDIGRVDPNDDLVERIVETTDEEYPLSDGDVIVITTKVVSFAEGRLIEADDVDVTERDQRVADITGIDPREVAVIYEESDVLGAIPIAEIGEDLLLEHAVDPDVAQEALDDVPSMLVTERNGRLCTNAGIDWSNSPEGKMTLLPEDPDESARRLREEIEARTEADVAVVLSDSEVAGPGSMDLAVGCSGIEAIDANFGRTDLYDQPKMGGVDLVADELTAGSALLFGQADEQVPVVVVRGLEYEDGEGVPNSSGIVRRGLRKSIELTARLKAREWF; translated from the coding sequence ATGCCGGAATTGACCTTTCACGGATTAGATATTGGGCGAGTCGACCCGAATGACGATCTCGTTGAGCGAATCGTCGAGACGACCGACGAGGAGTATCCCCTGTCGGACGGTGACGTGATCGTTATCACCACGAAAGTCGTTTCATTCGCCGAGGGGCGACTCATCGAAGCCGACGATGTCGATGTTACTGAACGCGACCAGCGAGTCGCTGATATCACTGGAATCGATCCACGCGAGGTGGCGGTCATCTATGAGGAAAGTGACGTTCTCGGTGCAATCCCGATCGCGGAAATTGGTGAGGACCTGCTGTTGGAACACGCTGTGGATCCCGACGTCGCTCAAGAAGCGCTCGACGACGTCCCCTCCATGCTTGTGACCGAACGTAACGGCCGACTCTGTACGAACGCGGGCATCGACTGGTCGAACAGTCCGGAAGGAAAAATGACGCTCCTTCCAGAAGATCCCGACGAAAGTGCGCGACGACTCCGCGAGGAGATCGAAGCACGAACCGAAGCCGACGTCGCTGTCGTGCTCTCTGATTCAGAAGTTGCCGGTCCGGGATCGATGGACCTCGCTGTTGGTTGTTCGGGAATCGAAGCGATTGACGCTAACTTCGGACGGACAGATCTCTACGACCAGCCGAAGATGGGCGGTGTCGATCTCGTCGCCGACGAACTCACCGCAGGTTCAGCGCTGCTGTTCGGCCAGGCTGACGAACAGGTTCCCGTCGTGGTCGTTCGTGGGCTCGAGTATGAAGACGGTGAGGGCGTCCCGAACTCAAGCGGTATCGTTCGTCGAGGCCTCCGCAAAAGCATCGAGTTAACTGCTCGATTGAAGGCCCGGGAATGGTTCTGA